The genomic segment TATTTTCATTGCCATATTTTTGCTCTGGTAAAATTTTACGGTAGGCTGCAAGCTCATCAATCCATTTATTTGCCAAGGCTTCTTGCACTAACTGGTTCGCCCGCAAGGTATTGACGCAAATAAAATCCCCCGCTTGGGTTTGGGTTAGTTCCCAAGTGTGAGCATATTTACGTTTGGGGTTATGGGAAGTGGAAAACCAAACCGTATCACCGGGGTTGGCACAGCCTGTCATCGCTCCTGTGTTTGGGCAATGAATGATAATTTGTTCGCCATTTGGCAACTGAATATCCGCAAGAAAACGTTTATAACGGCGAAGTAAAATGCCGTGGGAAAGAGGGGGAAACTGCATTGGTAAAAAATCCTCTTAAAATGACCGCTTGTATCTTTTCATCATCGGCAGCAAAACGGAGAGTAAGGCAGTGCAAATCACGATAATAATCCCAACCCAAGTAATGAGGCTCAGTCGCTCTGATAAAAAGACTAGCGCCATTAACAGCCCGAATACAGGTTCAAGGGCGAGTAGAATGCCTGCCAGAATTGGGGAAGATTGGCTGATACCTTTGTTCCATAATAGTATTGCCAAGCTGGTACAAATAATGCCTAAATATGCTACACTCGCCCACGCTGAGAGACTGGTCGGTAGTTGCCAATTTTCCGCAAAAAATAATGTAATCGGTAAAGCAGTAATTGCTCCTTGCACTAGCGTGACCTTGGTTAAATCGATCACTTTTACTGATTGCAGAATCTCTTTGCTGAGGTACATTCCCACAATAAAACTTAAACTGCCTAAGGTAACGAGCAGTAGCCCTAGTACATTGATTGAGCCGTTGTCATCGCTTCCTGATGCCATAATTAAAATACCCACGCAGGCGAATAAACTTAGGATAAAATCAAGCCTTGTTGCCTGTTTTTTGAAACAGAAATAGCCGACTAAGACGGTTAAAAGCGGGTTTAGCCCGAGTAATGCCACGGCACTTGCTGCGGAAGTTAATTTCAAGCCGGAAAATTGTAAGATCACGCACAGCGGAAAAGTCAGAAAACTAATCAACCAAACTTTAATATGCTGATTTTTCTGGATTTTTTTATAGGCAGGCATAAAAAACGGCAGAGCGATAAATGCCGCTAAGGTCAGCCGAATTTGCATAATTTGGACAGGATCAAAAGCCGAAATCGCCACTTTCCCCACAATGAAGGAACTTGCCCAAATCAGGGTTGCAATCAATAAATATAACATTTAGACCTCGTAAAACTCTAACGGTAGATCGTCCGGATCTCGGAAAAAGGTGAAGCGTTTGCCGGTGACCTCATCAATTCGGATTCCTTCGTGCGGTAATTTGTGCTGTTCTAAAAAAGCGATGGCGTGTTCAATATTTTCTACTCGAAATGCCAAATGGCGAAGCCCACAGGTTTCGGGCGAGGTGAAACGAGGCGGCGTTTCAGAAAAACTGAATAATTCAATTTGCGAACCATCTTTAAAGCGTAAATCTAATTTATAGCTGGCACGCTGCTCTCGGTAAGTTTCTGCGATGATCTCCGCCCCTAAAATACGGGTGTAGAAATGTTTGGATTTTTCGTAATTGGA from the Mannheimia haemolytica genome contains:
- a CDS encoding putative DMT superfamily transporter inner membrane protein, with product MLYLLIATLIWASSFIVGKVAISAFDPVQIMQIRLTLAAFIALPFFMPAYKKIQKNQHIKVWLISFLTFPLCVILQFSGLKLTSAASAVALLGLNPLLTVLVGYFCFKKQATRLDFILSLFACVGILIMASGSDDNGSINVLGLLLVTLGSLSFIVGMYLSKEILQSVKVIDLTKVTLVQGAITALPITLFFAENWQLPTSLSAWASVAYLGIICTSLAILLWNKGISQSSPILAGILLALEPVFGLLMALVFLSERLSLITWVGIIIVICTALLSVLLPMMKRYKRSF
- a CDS encoding putative lyase — encoded protein: MKSPILGFHHVALIVSNYEKSKHFYTRILGAEIIAETYREQRASYKLDLRFKDGSQIELFSFSETPPRFTSPETCGLRHLAFRVENIEHAIAFLEQHKLPHEGIRIDEVTGKRFTFFRDPDDLPLEFYEV